A DNA window from Halococcus salsus contains the following coding sequences:
- a CDS encoding FxLYD domain-containing protein translates to MLGLLGAGVSFGVAGCSTGNGKANYQEREDVDLPTTSGANTSNASAANAAAARAQLESDSYAVELDALELRDHEMSVRDDYRGAVVQGSVENTSRQSVKLIEVRARVYNSDGDQLGRYLDSTYDVAAGSTWEFEIIVLESPSDIASYDIAVLGSLG, encoded by the coding sequence GTGCTTGGCCTCCTCGGCGCAGGTGTTTCGTTCGGAGTTGCCGGATGTAGCACTGGGAATGGGAAGGCGAATTATCAGGAGAGAGAAGACGTCGACCTCCCGACGACCAGCGGCGCGAACACATCGAACGCGAGTGCAGCGAACGCCGCAGCGGCTCGTGCCCAGCTCGAAAGTGATAGTTACGCAGTTGAGCTTGATGCCTTGGAACTTCGAGATCATGAAATGTCCGTTCGGGATGATTATCGAGGTGCAGTGGTGCAGGGGAGTGTCGAAAACACCAGCCGCCAGTCGGTCAAACTGATCGAGGTTCGTGCACGGGTCTACAACAGCGACGGTGACCAGCTGGGTCGATATCTCGATAGCACATACGATGTCGCTGCGGGTTCGACCTGGGAATTCGAAATCATCGTTCTCGAAAGCCCAAGCGACATCGCCTCATATGATATAGCGGTTCTTGGCTCGTTGGGGTAA
- a CDS encoding DUF4177 domain-containing protein — MTTDQPSEYEYYTLRPPREATKKEASDPIQELNQLGAEGWELVSTIEYTGGGTKFLVLKRPRGESTDSQ, encoded by the coding sequence CGGACCAACCATCGGAGTATGAATACTACACGCTTCGCCCACCGCGAGAAGCGACCAAGAAAGAGGCGAGCGACCCTATTCAGGAACTCAACCAACTCGGAGCGGAGGGTTGGGAACTCGTCAGTACTATCGAATACACTGGTGGAGGCACCAAGTTTCTCGTCCTCAAGCGGCCACGCGGGGAATCAACGGATTCTCAATGA